A region of bacterium DNA encodes the following proteins:
- a CDS encoding glutamine--fructose-6-phosphate aminotransferase gives MCGIIGYVGERPALPILIAGLKRMEYRGYDSAGVALYESHGLTVVKAEGKISTLEAVLRHGDYNATLGIAHTRWATHGPPTHDNAHPHTDESGGLALVHNGIIENFQFLRRYLKGQGIEPRTETDTEVLALLVAHYYEGSLEQG, from the coding sequence CTGCCCATCCTGATCGCCGGACTCAAGCGGATGGAGTACCGGGGCTACGACTCGGCCGGCGTCGCGCTCTATGAATCCCACGGTCTGACCGTGGTCAAGGCCGAGGGCAAGATCAGCACCCTCGAAGCAGTGCTCCGCCACGGCGACTACAACGCGACGCTGGGTATCGCCCACACGCGCTGGGCCACGCACGGCCCGCCGACCCACGACAACGCCCACCCGCACACGGACGAGTCCGGCGGGCTGGCCCTGGTGCACAATGGCATCATCGAGAACTTCCAGTTCCTGCGCCGCTACCTGAAGGGCCAGGGCATCGAGCCGCGCACGGAGACCGACACCGAGGTGCTGGCGCTGCTCGTCGCTCACTACTACGAGGGCAGCCTGGAGCAGGGGG